Within Zootoca vivipara chromosome 17, rZooViv1.1, whole genome shotgun sequence, the genomic segment TCCCTAAAATGTGCCCCAATCCTGCCAAGAATGCTCCCCAGATGGAAGGCCTTGATTGGAATCCAATTCTCTTCACATTAATCCATCTTTAAGGAAGAAAAGAGTCTAAATGCTAAAGCAGAAGAGGAAACCAGAACTAGGATGCCGTGTAAGTTTTATTAGgaatgcgggggtggggggagatacaTAATTGAACAAATTCTCAAGAAGttggctatttttttttttgaaaaggacAAATCTGAAGAAATATACATAAATTGTCTCTGTATTGCAAATCTCGTCCCAGAAGGAGATCAGTTCTATTTGTGGGATTTATAAaactttccccacctctgccatttTCACAGAGGTACCAAACTGACTGGGCATAAATTCCAGGGGCAGAGTTCCTTGTCCATACTGTTTCTGTTCTTCACTATGCTGGAGGGGAGCGAAAGAGGTgtacatacaataaataaaaaccaagggAGGGGAAAGCACATAAACAGTGGGATAGAGGGGGATTATGTTAAGATGAGAAATGGATGCATGAAAGACAGCCATGGGTCAGATTTGCAGGCTTGCTGGACACCCCCAGTGTCCAGTGGCTTCATCAGGAATTGAGGATGCTCAGCATATCTTAAACCCAGGCTTGAACGTTTTGCAGTGGATATTCTTCTCCCTAATAAACCTTCCATGTTAACTTAGCAGGGGCTGTAACAGATGCTTCCTCTGTTTCCAACGAATCCATAGCGACCCCCAACTCCAAAACGAGATCCTCTAAGAGCACCAGCTCCGAGAGCACCGGCTCCAAGAGCACCGACTCCAAGAGCACCGGCTCCAAGGAGCCCACTGCCCAAACCACCAGGGGAGCATGGAGCGTTTCCTCCCACGGCCACGGGCTCACAGCTAGCCGAGAGGATGGGTCCTGGGATGGTCACAATGCAGGCTGGTGGCTGGATCACGACCTCTGCTGGTGGGATCTGGTTGATGCATGAAGGGGCGACACCAGAAAGAATACCAAGACTAGCAGAAGGGATGCCGGATCCAACCAGGGCGCCGGAGCCATAGCCGTAGGTGTCGCCAAGGCCAAGGCCACCGAGACCACCAATGCCTCCAAGACCGGCCGATCCAAAACCAACGACTGGCGTGGAAGCACAAGATGGGACAGCACAGGATGGTCCACAGAATGGCatggctgaatgatggaggtgagTCTGAAAGGACACAGGAGGGAGCAGAAACATAGACAGGTGTTGCAGTGTTTCAAGGGCAATGGGAGATATTTCGCCTCACCTTTACAATGCAAgaaatctttttaaattttatcatAATGTGTCTTCATATTACTAAAAGAAGATATGCATTTTATTGTgccttaaagcagggatggggacctTCCTATGTACAAATATCCAAGTACCTCTAATTCAAGTTTGGAGATCCTCCGGATGTTGTGAACTACtgcttcccatcttccctgatcactgttCATACCAGAACAGTGCTGGTATGACTGCTGAGACTTGGAGGCTGGTGGGTATCTGGTGTCAGGCAGATGCCAGCAACTCCCACGGCCAGTTGCCCAGGAAAATTCAAAGACAAGGAATGCTTcttaccacctgctttttattcaatattaacAGAGAGTCTttggaacccagcctcttggataatggtgatGTCCCGcatgaatctccaccccctcccgcctctcccacttcctcGTTCTTCACTTCTACATGTGCTGCTATGtaccctctgcctttgagctctttgctctcttacATAGAAGGCTTGCCAGGTTCGGGGGGAATGCTTCCTAAATagactgtgtccatcagctgtcatcCCCCTGGTGCTCCCCCCTATTATTccctctcatctgcctctgagctgtgacctccctcaaaccactgTCTGAactggaagggtcaggctaggGAGTCGGTCTCTAccattcttcctctgcccagcccctgacatctgGAGCGTCACAGGTTTTGTGTCACTAGATGCAGTGCTATGGTGCAGAGCAGGCAATTCCCACAGCTTGCATaagaaaaaccctgctggataagaccaaaggcccatttcatccagcatcctgctctcatggtGGCAGACACATATCCCTGGAGTCCAAGGAAAGCCAGACTGGACAACTGGCAGTGATTGATGTGTTGAGAAAGAGTGTCAGCCTGGTGACAttataccagggatggggaacttgtggtcatCCAGAGATTCCtagactacagatcccatcagccctgaccctcagccctgcttactggggctgatgggagtttcagtccaacaacaactgggtgGCCATTTTGTCCCCATCCACAGCTCATCCAAGCATCCAGCCAACAGCTAATAAGCCTCTTAATGTTTACTGTAGATTCGCCTTCCCTTTTCTGAGGGATGCACACTCTGTGGCTTGAACTGGCTCTAAGATTCAGCATGCTATCCATATTTTAAGGGGGAAAACCCAGAGGAAATGAAACAGGAAGACAAAGATACATtgaaaaggcaaaatgaaagaattccttccagaagcaccttagagaccaactaagtttgtcattggtatgagctttcatgtgcatgcacacaagtaATGTTATCGCAAACCCTTCTGAAGTCAGCCCTCTTACCTGCTTTTCCAAGCAACAGGAAGCTGAGAGATGTCTGAAGCTCTGGTGGAACTGATGGAAAAGCTCTCCATGCCATAGGCTTATATACTCTAAGCCTCACAGGTCTGTGGTTTTGGGACACAGGATCTTTCCCCTCCTGCCCAAAGTCTTAATTAGCTGCCAACAAATTGCCTCATCAGCATCACACACCAAATTACTTTAATAATAGCCGTAAAGAGTATGAGCAAATTGTATTTAATGAAACTGTTGCTGGATTCTCACATTAACTGCACTGCACATTCCAACATGCTgatctcccttctcccccactGGGATAATGTTCCACCAACTTCAATTTACATCAAAGGCGAAAAGGGAAGCTTTGCAAAGAGCCCTCACGAGGAGGCATCCCTTGATACATGCCATTGATCATCATAACCCAAAATACCTGAGCCAAAGACCAATCCTTCATCAGGTCTCACACAGGCCAACGGATTAACAACataggtcacttcctggttcatatGGACAAGCCTCAACGTACATCACAACATACAAACACAACGTACATCAGGAGACTTActgtagtttggtcagaatcgaggaTACACTTCCGGAGCTAACACGAAATACATTACCtctggtcagggccgtcttaagaatatccagcgccctggtgcaaagctccctccagtgcccccaccatttcccagagttttttagggaggacggtgctgctggcggggctggaggaggcggtcagtggctggagggcggctcctccagcggggaagagctctggggaagaggcagaggctggacgcggcgcctcccggctcagctggccagTTTGTGTTGCGGTGGCCATGGCAGACAGAAGCTCCGGGCTCAGCGCTGATTTGGCACAGCatggctccgcctccgcctcttccctgacgccctccagaacttggcgccctggcgcccggCGCCCCTAGCCTCTATAGGTAAGATGCCCCTGCCTCTGGTAAATAAGCCACCACAGTCGCTAGAGGACCATTAAACTttctgtcctgggctttttagactcatctactcatgtactatctgaaaccaaaggggcaaaTTGGTCACCAGAGGTGTTCCCTGCCCCCAGCTCTCGTACCCAattcaatgacccatctagtacaacatcctgttctcacattggccaaccagatgcctgggaaaAACCTGAATGCAGGGTCATTTTATAGCCCAGTCActgttttctgctcttttagatgtggcagttATATTGTGttgaggaaaaacaacaaccctgggatgCCATCTTTCAGGACGATGCTCTAGTGCAGGTCACAGGTGACCCATGAAAGATtgcagctggggaaaaaatgtttttcgCGAGGTGAGATGGTGGTGATAGATCACACAAGATCACAGTGCCCAAAATAGCATgcaagcagaaggccccaggttcagtctttGAAGGGAGGGCTTGGGagagaaatcctggagagctgtagTCGGTCTgtgtagagaatactgagctagatggatcaatagaTGGTGgctccagtcctacttggatagTTGTTCCCAGAGGTTGTTGCTTGGGGAGTTCTTCTCAGCCCTGTGGAACCTTcagtgtggggttcctcagggctcaatcctatcccccaTGTTGCCTAacatctacaccagtgtttctcaaccttgggtccctagctgttgttgggcctacaactcccatcacccttggctactggacttgctagctagggatgatgggaattgtggtccagcaacagctggggacccaaggttgagaaacactgatctacatgaaaccactgggtggGATTATCCGGAGGTTCAGAGTATGCTgccagcagtatgctgatgacactcagctctatttctcctttatatCTTCAGGTGAgacagtggaagtgctggaccagtgtcttgcttCAGTAatagactggatgagagccaacaaactgaagctcaatccagatgagactgaggcactgttaatgGGTGATTCCATAGACCGTATGGGTGGGAGATCGCCCGCTCATGATGGGGTTACACTGTTTCTGAAGGGATAGGTTCGTAGTTTGGGGTTACTCCTGGATCTTTTGCTGTTGCTCAAGACAGGTGGCCTCaatggcccagagtgccttccatcagcttcagctggtggcccagttgtgcccctatctggacagggatagcctaactactgttttCTGTGCTCTGGCaaccaatttaaagtgctggttttgacctataaagccttaaacagctcaggaccgcaatacctcaaggactgcctctttccatatgaacctacccggaccctcagatcatcttctgatgcccttctttgtgtgcctctccttgagaggtctggagggtggcagcacaagaacgggccttctctgcagtggctccctgattgtggaatgctctccccagggaagttcacctggcactttcattatacacctttacgcaccaggcaaaaatgttcctttttaaccaggccttcggTTGACCTggttgacatcctatacccttttaaaatgtggttcttttgggggcagggggtgttattgagttgttgtttttattttgtttatatatattgtggtttttatgttgatcttttctgtggaccgccctgagacctctaggtatagggtggtatataaattcaatgaagaagaaggactcacctggagtactgtgtccagttctgggcaccacagttcaagaaggatactgacaagctggaacatgtccagaagagggcaaccaaaatggtcaa encodes:
- the LOC118076274 gene encoding claw keratin-like — encoded protein: MPFCGPSCAVPSCASTPVVGFGSAGLGGIGGLGGLGLGDTYGYGSGALVGSGIPSASLGILSGVAPSCINQIPPAEVVIQPPACIVTIPGPILSASCEPVAVGGNAPCSPGGLGSGLLGAGALGVGALGAGALGAGALRGSRFGVGGRYGFVGNRGSICYSPC